Proteins from one Microbacterium hatanonis genomic window:
- a CDS encoding CoA-acylating methylmalonate-semialdehyde dehydrogenase, which translates to MADTALAAPASAASDTVVLDHWVDGAPWPGSSDRTGPVFDPARGVVQKEVRFASTEDVADAVASASRAAAAWRDSSISKRTQVLFAFRELVNARKDELAAILTSEHGKVTSDALGEIARGLEVIEFACGVGTLNKGAYSENVSTGVDVYTLRQPLGVVGIISPFNFPAMVPMWFFPLALAAGNAVVLKPSEKDPSAANWMAARLKEAGLPDGVFSVVHGDKTAVDALLEHPDVRAISFVGSTPIARYVYETGTRLGKRVQALGGAKNHMLVLPDADLDLTADAAVNAGFGSAGERCMAVSVVLAVDTVADALIEKVRERMGRLTIGDGTRGTDMGPLITAAHRDKVASYIDVASGDGADVVIDGRGVAVDGDADGFWLGPTLLDRVPTASAAYREEIFGPVLSVIRVAGYEEGLEMINSGAFGNGTAIFTNDGGAARRFQHEVQVGMIGVNVPIPVPVAYHSFGGWKASLFGDAKAYGTHGFDFFTQEKAVTSRWLDPSHGGLNLGFPQHE; encoded by the coding sequence ATGGCCGACACCGCACTCGCGGCTCCCGCCTCCGCAGCATCCGACACCGTCGTGCTCGACCACTGGGTCGACGGCGCACCGTGGCCCGGCTCGTCCGACCGCACGGGCCCGGTCTTCGACCCGGCGCGCGGCGTCGTGCAGAAGGAGGTGCGGTTCGCGTCGACCGAAGACGTGGCGGATGCCGTCGCCTCCGCCTCGCGCGCGGCCGCCGCGTGGCGCGACTCGAGCATCTCGAAGCGCACGCAGGTGCTGTTCGCGTTCCGTGAGCTGGTGAACGCGAGGAAGGACGAGCTCGCCGCGATCCTCACCTCCGAGCACGGAAAGGTCACCTCCGATGCCCTCGGCGAGATCGCGCGCGGCCTCGAGGTGATCGAGTTCGCCTGCGGTGTCGGCACGCTCAACAAGGGCGCCTACTCCGAGAACGTCTCCACCGGCGTCGACGTCTACACGCTGCGGCAGCCGCTCGGCGTCGTCGGGATCATCAGCCCGTTCAACTTCCCGGCCATGGTGCCGATGTGGTTCTTCCCGCTCGCGCTCGCGGCGGGCAACGCTGTCGTGCTCAAGCCGAGCGAGAAGGATCCGTCCGCGGCGAACTGGATGGCTGCCCGCCTGAAGGAGGCGGGCCTGCCCGACGGCGTCTTCTCGGTCGTGCACGGAGACAAGACGGCGGTCGACGCCCTCCTCGAGCACCCCGATGTCCGCGCGATCTCGTTCGTCGGCTCGACCCCGATCGCGCGCTACGTCTACGAGACGGGCACCCGCCTCGGCAAGCGCGTGCAGGCGCTCGGCGGCGCGAAGAACCACATGCTCGTCCTCCCTGACGCCGACCTCGACCTCACCGCCGACGCGGCGGTGAACGCCGGCTTCGGCTCGGCAGGCGAGCGCTGCATGGCGGTGTCGGTCGTGCTCGCCGTCGACACGGTCGCCGACGCGCTCATCGAGAAGGTGCGCGAGCGCATGGGGAGGCTCACGATCGGCGACGGCACTCGCGGTACCGACATGGGCCCGCTGATCACCGCCGCCCACCGCGACAAGGTCGCGTCGTACATCGACGTGGCCTCCGGTGACGGGGCCGACGTCGTGATCGATGGGCGCGGTGTCGCCGTCGACGGCGACGCCGACGGGTTCTGGCTCGGACCGACCCTGCTCGACCGCGTGCCGACGGCCTCGGCCGCCTACCGCGAGGAGATCTTCGGGCCGGTGCTGTCGGTCATCCGCGTCGCCGGATACGAGGAGGGGCTGGAGATGATCAACTCGGGCGCCTTCGGCAACGGCACCGCGATCTTCACGAACGACGGCGGCGCCGCCCGCCGCTTCCAGCACGAGGTGCAGGTCGGCATGATCGGCGTGAACGTGCCGATCCCCGTGCCGGTGGCGTACCACTCGTTCGGAGGCTGGAAGGCGTCGCTGTTCGGCGACGCGAAGGCCTACGGCACGCACGGGTTCGACTTCTTCACGCAGGAGAAGGCGGTCACCTCGCGCTGGCTCGATCCCTCGCACGGCGGCCTGAACCTGGGCTTCCCGCAGCACGAGTGA
- a CDS encoding xylulokinase: MTAAIADGRAVLGIELGSTRIKACLIDPDDPTTVLAVGSSDWENRFENRTWTYSLDDVWSGLQSAYAALLADVDRRYGIALGAVGAIGISAMMHGYLAFDGGGELLVPFRTWRNTSTGPAAAELTELFGTNIPLRWSIAHLYQAVLDDEPHVADARFVTTLAGYVHWRLTGRRVLGVGDASGMFPIDATTKTYDARMLRQFGDLVGDRGIDLAALLPEVLPAGAPAGELTAEGAALLDPTGALRPGALLCPPEGDAGTGMVATNSVAPRTGNVSAGTSIFAMVVLERPLESLHHEIDLVTTPAGDPVAMVHCNNGASELAAWVGLFTRFSEAAGTPVGADAAFDALFREALVGAADAGGLLAYNHLAGEPIAGLDEGRPLFVRTPDSALNLANFMRAQLYGVFGTLALGMRVLDGEGVALDRMFAHGGMFRTAGVAQRFLAGALAAPVSVAETASEGGAWGIAVLAAYAATAPETALDDYLTDRVFASAAFETAEPDPADVAGFASYLDRYAAGLVVERAAVASL; this comes from the coding sequence GTGACCGCCGCGATCGCCGACGGCCGCGCCGTGCTCGGGATCGAGCTCGGCTCGACCCGTATCAAAGCGTGCCTCATCGACCCCGACGACCCGACCACCGTGCTGGCGGTCGGCAGCTCGGACTGGGAGAACCGCTTCGAGAACCGCACGTGGACCTACTCGCTCGACGACGTCTGGTCGGGTCTGCAGTCCGCGTACGCCGCTCTCCTCGCCGACGTCGACCGGCGCTACGGCATCGCCCTCGGCGCGGTCGGCGCGATCGGCATCTCGGCGATGATGCACGGCTACCTCGCCTTCGACGGCGGGGGCGAGCTGCTCGTACCGTTCCGCACGTGGCGCAACACGTCGACGGGCCCCGCCGCGGCCGAGCTGACCGAACTGTTCGGCACGAACATCCCACTGAGGTGGTCGATCGCGCACCTCTACCAGGCGGTCCTCGACGACGAGCCCCACGTGGCCGATGCGAGGTTCGTCACGACTCTCGCCGGCTACGTGCACTGGCGTCTCACCGGCCGCCGAGTGCTGGGTGTCGGCGATGCCTCGGGCATGTTCCCGATCGACGCCACGACGAAGACCTACGACGCGCGGATGCTGCGCCAGTTCGGCGATCTGGTGGGCGACCGGGGGATCGACCTCGCAGCGCTCCTCCCCGAGGTGCTCCCCGCGGGGGCGCCTGCCGGTGAGCTGACCGCCGAGGGCGCAGCCCTGCTCGACCCGACCGGAGCGCTCCGCCCGGGTGCGCTCCTCTGCCCGCCCGAGGGCGACGCGGGCACGGGCATGGTCGCGACCAACTCGGTCGCGCCGCGCACCGGAAACGTGAGCGCCGGCACGAGCATCTTCGCGATGGTCGTGCTCGAGCGACCGCTCGAGAGCCTGCATCACGAGATCGACCTCGTCACCACCCCCGCGGGCGACCCGGTCGCGATGGTGCACTGCAACAACGGCGCAAGCGAGCTCGCCGCGTGGGTGGGGCTCTTCACGCGCTTCTCGGAGGCCGCGGGCACGCCCGTCGGGGCCGATGCGGCGTTCGACGCCCTCTTCCGCGAGGCGCTCGTCGGAGCCGCCGATGCGGGCGGGCTCCTCGCCTACAACCACCTCGCCGGTGAGCCGATCGCGGGTCTCGACGAGGGCCGGCCGCTGTTCGTCCGCACTCCCGACAGCGCGCTGAACCTCGCGAACTTCATGCGGGCCCAGCTCTACGGCGTCTTCGGCACTCTCGCCCTCGGCATGCGCGTGCTCGACGGCGAGGGCGTGGCGCTCGATCGCATGTTCGCCCACGGGGGCATGTTCCGCACGGCCGGAGTCGCCCAGCGCTTCCTCGCCGGTGCGCTCGCCGCCCCGGTCTCGGTGGCCGAGACGGCGTCCGAAGGAGGAGCGTGGGGCATCGCGGTGCTCGCCGCCTACGCTGCGACCGCTCCCGAGACCGCGCTCGACGACTACCTGACCGACCGCGTGTTCGCCTCGGCCGCGTTCGAGACCGCCGAGCCCGATCCCGCCGACGTCGCGGGCTTCGCGTCGTACCTCGACCGCTACGCCGCCGGGCTCGTCGTCGAGCGGGCCGCCGTCGCCTCCCTCTGA
- a CDS encoding asparagine synthase, whose protein sequence is MGKTSDAVAEGVSIAAAAARLIVRNRILVDTIADGGQFDADAFGEITRETLLGLAAEQERAADRARRLRRGAWGKFSTSSGTHDYRDRDTANLRRRRKQYLGVAAELRAWAGDEARVSALLESARDAAWGDVESNLARRLNVEAMTADSDPEYETMRKARMDSLRMIDLARLASQAKKKAQQARADGA, encoded by the coding sequence GTGGGGAAGACGTCGGATGCTGTCGCCGAGGGCGTCTCGATCGCCGCAGCGGCCGCACGGCTGATCGTGCGCAACCGCATCCTCGTCGACACGATCGCCGATGGCGGGCAGTTCGACGCCGACGCGTTCGGCGAGATCACCCGCGAGACGCTGCTCGGGCTCGCCGCCGAGCAGGAGCGCGCCGCCGACCGGGCACGGCGCTTGCGGCGCGGCGCCTGGGGGAAGTTCTCGACCTCGTCGGGCACGCACGACTACCGCGACCGCGACACCGCGAACCTGCGCCGCCGTCGCAAGCAGTACCTGGGCGTCGCCGCGGAGCTGCGTGCCTGGGCGGGCGACGAGGCCCGCGTGAGCGCGCTGCTCGAGAGCGCGCGCGATGCCGCGTGGGGCGATGTGGAGTCGAACCTCGCCCGCCGGCTGAACGTCGAGGCGATGACGGCCGACTCCGACCCCGAGTACGAGACGATGCGCAAGGCCCGCATGGATTCGCTCCGCATGATCGACCTCGCCCGGCTCGCGTCGCAGGCCAAGAAGAAGGCCCAGCAGGCGCGCGCCGACGGCGCCTGA
- a CDS encoding L-ribulose-5-phosphate 4-epimerase produces MSSTALTPEIQDAVEAVRADVARLHGELVRYGLVVWTGGNVSGRVPGADLFVIKPSGVSYDDLAPENMILCDLDGNVIPGTPGSERSPSSDTAAHAYVYRNMPDVGGVVHTHSTYAVAWAARGEEIPCVITGMADEFGGPIPIGPFAVIGDDSIGRGIVETLRGHRSRAVLMQNHGPFTIGVSAKDAVKAAVMCEDAARSVHIAREAGPLIPIPQDRIDALYNRYQNVYGQNSDARR; encoded by the coding sequence GTGAGCAGTACCGCCCTCACCCCCGAGATCCAGGACGCGGTCGAGGCGGTGCGAGCCGATGTGGCCCGCCTGCACGGCGAGCTCGTCCGTTACGGCCTGGTCGTCTGGACCGGTGGCAACGTCTCGGGGCGCGTGCCGGGTGCCGATCTCTTCGTGATCAAGCCGTCCGGTGTGTCGTACGACGACCTGGCTCCCGAGAACATGATCCTCTGCGACCTCGACGGCAACGTCATCCCCGGCACCCCGGGGAGCGAGCGGAGCCCCTCGAGCGACACCGCCGCCCACGCCTACGTCTACCGCAACATGCCCGACGTCGGGGGCGTCGTGCACACCCATTCGACCTACGCCGTGGCCTGGGCCGCGCGAGGCGAGGAGATCCCCTGCGTGATCACGGGCATGGCCGACGAGTTCGGCGGGCCCATCCCGATCGGCCCGTTCGCGGTCATCGGCGACGACTCCATCGGCCGCGGCATCGTCGAGACCCTGCGCGGTCACCGCAGTCGCGCCGTGCTCATGCAGAACCACGGGCCGTTCACGATCGGCGTCTCGGCCAAGGATGCGGTGAAGGCCGCCGTGATGTGCGAGGACGCCGCGCGGTCGGTGCACATCGCGCGCGAGGCCGGGCCCCTCATCCCCATCCCGCAGGACCGGATCGACGCCCTCTACAACCGCTATCAGAACGTCTACGGCCAGAACTCGGACGCCCGCCGGTGA
- a CDS encoding oxygenase MpaB family protein, with translation MTASGPSARTTRLRSRMLTALAGDPNGTPPWVLAIEEGDDAGYFPEDGATWVVHGGMGTLVAGIRALLVQALHPGALAGVHDWSRYREDPIGRLSGTVRWVICVTYGSRTQAEAETARVGRLHTRVKGDYTAGDGEVRGYTADASDLVTWVHLAFADAFLRSHEMWGAPIPGGADAYVAEWAAAGRLMRVPEPPTSEAQLRAALEGFRSRGELRRDERVDEVVRFLRKPPFTGAMGLAYRVLFEAAVASLPREWRKMLGLRRSPLPVVTLTRIVLAVSARALGSGPRAQDFARRRLRRLDRERRDA, from the coding sequence ATGACCGCATCCGGCCCGTCCGCGCGCACGACACGTCTGCGCTCGCGGATGCTGACGGCCCTCGCCGGCGACCCGAACGGCACTCCGCCGTGGGTGCTCGCGATCGAAGAGGGCGACGACGCGGGATACTTCCCCGAAGACGGCGCGACGTGGGTCGTGCACGGCGGGATGGGAACGCTCGTGGCGGGTATCCGCGCGCTGCTCGTGCAGGCACTGCACCCGGGAGCTCTCGCGGGCGTGCATGACTGGTCCCGGTACCGAGAAGACCCCATCGGACGCTTGAGCGGTACCGTGCGCTGGGTCATCTGCGTCACCTACGGCTCGCGCACCCAGGCGGAGGCCGAGACCGCACGGGTCGGACGCCTGCATACCCGGGTGAAGGGGGACTACACCGCCGGCGACGGAGAGGTCCGCGGGTATACCGCCGATGCCTCCGACCTCGTCACCTGGGTGCACCTCGCGTTCGCCGACGCCTTCCTGCGCAGCCACGAGATGTGGGGCGCCCCGATTCCCGGGGGCGCCGACGCCTACGTCGCCGAATGGGCGGCCGCCGGAAGACTCATGCGCGTACCGGAGCCGCCGACCAGCGAGGCGCAGCTGCGAGCCGCGCTCGAGGGCTTCCGCTCCCGCGGCGAGCTGCGTCGCGACGAGCGGGTCGACGAGGTGGTGCGCTTCCTGCGGAAGCCTCCGTTCACCGGGGCGATGGGGCTGGCCTACCGCGTGCTCTTCGAAGCGGCCGTGGCGTCGCTGCCGCGTGAGTGGCGCAAGATGCTGGGCCTGCGACGCTCGCCCCTGCCGGTGGTGACGCTCACGCGCATCGTTCTCGCGGTCTCGGCGCGGGCCCTGGGATCCGGCCCCCGCGCGCAAGACTTCGCGCGCCGCCGGCTGCGACGCCTCGACCGCGAACGCCGCGACGCCTGA
- a CDS encoding aldose 1-epimerase family protein, with protein sequence MARVPVSGEQHVLRAGEYDAIVASVGASLRSLTYRGRDLVVPFDADELRPGFRGATLAPWPNRIVDGRYTFGGEEHQVALSEPNRGHALHGLLGWSDFSVTDKGPSHVTLAATVEPQVGYPWRVEVETTFALSSEGLTQSVTARNDSATSAPWGTGPHPYLVAGEGLVDGWTLTLPAAQVLEVTPDRLSPTDLSPVGVDADRFDFRVARPLGAVEIDHAFTALDRDDDGLATVTVTDAAGTGVAMDWDATCPWVQIHTADVDGDPATPGYRVGLAVEPMTCAPDAFNDTAYPFDAGLTVLEPGVQHPGARWRIRAIG encoded by the coding sequence GTGGCACGCGTTCCCGTCTCCGGCGAGCAGCACGTCCTGCGGGCCGGCGAATACGACGCGATCGTCGCGAGCGTCGGTGCCTCCCTCCGCTCGCTGACCTACCGCGGTCGCGACCTCGTCGTACCGTTCGACGCCGACGAGCTCCGCCCTGGCTTCCGCGGGGCGACGCTCGCCCCCTGGCCGAACCGCATCGTGGACGGGCGCTACACGTTCGGCGGCGAGGAGCACCAGGTCGCGCTGAGCGAGCCGAACCGCGGTCACGCCCTGCACGGTCTGCTCGGGTGGAGCGACTTCAGCGTCACCGACAAGGGTCCGAGCCACGTGACCCTCGCCGCCACCGTCGAACCGCAGGTCGGCTACCCGTGGCGCGTCGAGGTCGAGACGACCTTCGCCCTCTCCTCGGAGGGGCTCACCCAGTCGGTGACGGCACGCAACGACTCCGCGACGTCCGCTCCGTGGGGAACCGGTCCGCACCCCTACCTCGTCGCGGGCGAGGGCCTCGTCGATGGGTGGACCCTCACGCTTCCCGCAGCGCAGGTGCTCGAGGTCACGCCCGACCGCCTTTCGCCCACCGATCTCTCCCCCGTGGGCGTCGATGCCGACCGGTTCGACTTCCGTGTCGCCCGCCCGCTGGGTGCGGTCGAGATCGATCACGCCTTCACCGCACTCGATCGTGACGACGACGGACTCGCGACCGTGACGGTGACGGATGCTGCGGGAACCGGCGTCGCGATGGACTGGGATGCCACGTGCCCCTGGGTGCAGATCCACACGGCCGACGTCGATGGCGACCCCGCGACTCCCGGCTACCGCGTCGGACTCGCGGTGGAGCCGATGACCTGCGCGCCCGACGCGTTCAACGACACGGCCTACCCGTTCGACGCCGGGCTCACCGTCCTGGAGCCCGGCGTACAGCATCCGGGCGCCCGGTGGCGCATCCGCGCGATCGGCTGA
- a CDS encoding YdeI/OmpD-associated family protein — translation MKFETALFQSGNNTGIEVPPELIEELGGGRRPAVTVTVNGFTYRSTVGVMGGRHLIPFSSDKRAETGLGGGDAITVELALDTAPRTVELPDDLATALAEAGSRDLFDALAPSQRKAHVTNVEGAKTAETRERRIQSIVAKLSV, via the coding sequence ATGAAGTTCGAGACGGCACTTTTCCAGAGCGGGAACAACACGGGCATCGAGGTGCCTCCCGAGCTGATCGAGGAGCTCGGCGGCGGCAGACGCCCCGCCGTGACCGTGACGGTCAACGGGTTCACCTACCGCAGCACGGTCGGGGTGATGGGAGGGCGCCACCTGATCCCGTTCTCGTCCGACAAGCGCGCCGAGACCGGCCTCGGCGGGGGAGACGCGATCACGGTCGAGCTCGCCCTCGACACGGCGCCGCGAACGGTCGAGCTGCCCGACGACCTCGCGACGGCCCTCGCCGAAGCCGGTTCGCGAGACCTGTTCGACGCGCTCGCGCCGAGCCAGCGCAAGGCGCACGTCACCAACGTCGAGGGCGCGAAGACCGCCGAGACGCGGGAACGCCGCATCCAGTCCATCGTGGCGAAGCTCTCCGTCTGA
- a CDS encoding DUF4383 domain-containing protein produces the protein MGSSPNRIVATIFGAVYLLVGLLGFAVTGGVGFIATEGGLLLGIFEVNPLHNIAHLLIGAALLIAGLANVRAAKGVNTTVGAVYLLLGVVGFFLVGTAANILALNVADHFLHLASAVVLLGVGLAADKNVPRTAAI, from the coding sequence ATGGGCTCGTCACCGAACCGCATCGTCGCCACCATCTTCGGCGCCGTCTACCTGCTCGTCGGTCTGCTCGGCTTCGCCGTGACCGGCGGCGTGGGTTTCATCGCCACCGAGGGAGGCCTTCTCCTCGGCATCTTCGAGGTGAACCCGCTGCACAACATCGCCCACCTCCTCATCGGCGCGGCGCTCCTGATCGCCGGTCTCGCCAACGTCCGCGCCGCGAAGGGCGTCAACACCACGGTGGGCGCCGTCTACCTGCTCCTGGGTGTCGTCGGCTTCTTCCTCGTCGGAACCGCCGCGAACATCCTCGCGCTGAACGTGGCCGACCACTTCCTCCACCTCGCCAGCGCGGTCGTTCTGCTCGGTGTCGGCCTCGCCGCCGACAAGAACGTTCCCCGAACCGCCGCGATCTGA
- a CDS encoding LacI family DNA-binding transcriptional regulator: MIHRQRPSIYDVAREAGVSHMTVSRVVNGHANIREATRARVLQVIEEMNYTPSSIARALATRRAHRIGVLVDAPDQYGPNSTLQALESAARAAGYAISTFSIADDGGSQIDSGAAELATQGVEALCVIAPRASSLDLLRRQATGLPTVVIKSERDEQWHTIGVDQRAGAVKAVTHLIELGHTSIAHLAGPLDWFDSRERAEGWRQALREHGIPAGVTVSGDWTSNFGYEFGRGFDPGSTTAVFASNDQMALGLIHGLSERGIHVPRDISIVGFDDLPDTRHFLPPLTTVRQDFAALGDLALHRIVAAIESDSSVRHETIEPDLVVRTSSASPSVAGSRG; the protein is encoded by the coding sequence ATGATCCATCGTCAGCGTCCCAGCATCTACGACGTCGCGCGCGAGGCCGGGGTGTCGCACATGACGGTCTCGCGGGTCGTGAACGGTCATGCGAACATTCGCGAGGCGACGCGCGCGCGGGTGCTGCAGGTCATCGAGGAGATGAACTACACCCCCAGCTCGATCGCTCGGGCGCTCGCTACACGCCGTGCGCATCGGATCGGCGTGTTGGTCGACGCCCCGGATCAGTACGGGCCGAACAGCACGCTGCAAGCGCTCGAGAGTGCCGCTCGCGCGGCGGGATACGCGATCAGCACGTTCTCGATCGCCGATGACGGTGGGTCGCAGATCGATTCCGGCGCGGCGGAACTCGCGACTCAGGGTGTCGAAGCGTTATGCGTCATCGCGCCCCGTGCGTCATCTCTCGACTTGCTCCGACGACAGGCGACGGGCTTGCCGACCGTCGTCATCAAGTCGGAACGAGACGAGCAGTGGCACACGATCGGGGTCGATCAGCGGGCCGGGGCGGTGAAAGCGGTCACCCATCTCATCGAGCTCGGGCACACCTCGATCGCGCACCTCGCGGGGCCGCTCGACTGGTTCGACTCCCGTGAGCGTGCGGAAGGTTGGCGCCAGGCGCTGAGAGAGCACGGTATCCCGGCCGGTGTGACGGTGAGCGGAGACTGGACGTCGAACTTCGGTTACGAGTTCGGTCGCGGATTCGATCCCGGCAGCACGACGGCGGTCTTCGCGTCCAATGACCAGATGGCACTCGGGCTGATTCACGGGCTCAGCGAGCGAGGAATACATGTCCCGCGCGACATCAGCATCGTGGGCTTCGACGACCTTCCCGACACGCGTCACTTCCTGCCCCCCTTGACGACCGTTCGCCAGGATTTCGCGGCTCTGGGCGATCTGGCCCTGCACCGCATCGTCGCCGCGATCGAGAGCGACAGTTCCGTCCGTCACGAGACCATCGAGCCGGACCTGGTCGTCCGCACGTCCTCGGCGTCGCCGTCGGTCGCTGGGAGCCGAGGCTGA
- the araA gene encoding L-arabinose isomerase, whose translation MSRTPLSTSLDAFEVWFVTGSQNLYGEETLRQVAEQSQAVADGLGGLPVRVVWKPVLKDSDSIRRLALEVNGRDDVIGVVAWMHTFSPAKMWIAGLDALQKPLLHLHTQANVELPWADIDFDFMNLNQAAHGDREFGYIQTRLGVARKTVVGHVSNPVVLQQVEDWQRAAAGWAASRTLKLARFGDNMRFVAVTEGDKTEAELRFGVQVNTWGVNELADAVAAASAADVDALVAEYIATYDVADELLPGAERHQSLRDGAAIEIGLRSFLEEGRFGAFTTSFEDLGALKQLPGLAVQRLMAEGYGFGAEGDWKTAILVRVANVMGAGLPGGASLMEDYTYDLVPGNERILGAHMLEVSPSLTTARPRLEVHALGIGGKDDPVRLVFTADPGPALVVAMSDMRDRFRLVANVVENVDAPDLPNLPVGRAVWKPAPDFATSTSCWLAAGAAHHTVMTTAVGIDVFRDFAEIAKTELVVIDEDTTVRDFHRELRWNQAYYRLAQGL comes from the coding sequence ATGTCCCGTACGCCTTTGTCCACGTCGCTCGATGCCTTCGAGGTGTGGTTCGTCACCGGTAGCCAGAATCTGTATGGGGAGGAGACGCTGCGTCAGGTGGCGGAGCAGTCTCAGGCGGTGGCGGATGGTTTGGGTGGGTTGCCGGTGCGGGTGGTGTGGAAGCCGGTGTTGAAGGATTCGGACAGCATCCGCCGTCTCGCGCTGGAGGTCAATGGTCGTGATGACGTGATCGGTGTGGTCGCGTGGATGCATACGTTCAGTCCGGCGAAGATGTGGATCGCGGGGTTGGATGCGTTGCAGAAGCCGCTCCTTCACCTGCATACGCAGGCGAATGTGGAGTTGCCGTGGGCGGATATCGATTTCGATTTCATGAATCTGAACCAGGCGGCGCATGGTGACCGGGAGTTCGGGTACATCCAGACGCGCCTCGGTGTTGCCCGGAAGACCGTGGTGGGGCATGTGTCGAACCCGGTGGTGTTGCAGCAGGTGGAGGATTGGCAGCGTGCGGCGGCGGGGTGGGCGGCGTCGCGGACGCTGAAGCTCGCGCGGTTCGGTGACAACATGCGGTTCGTCGCGGTCACCGAGGGCGATAAGACCGAGGCCGAGCTGCGTTTCGGTGTGCAGGTGAACACGTGGGGCGTGAACGAGCTGGCGGATGCTGTGGCCGCAGCATCCGCCGCGGACGTCGACGCGCTCGTGGCCGAGTACATCGCCACGTACGACGTAGCCGACGAGCTGCTGCCCGGCGCCGAGCGCCACCAGTCGTTGCGTGATGGTGCGGCGATCGAGATCGGGCTGCGTTCCTTCTTGGAGGAGGGTAGGTTCGGCGCGTTCACCACGAGTTTCGAAGACCTCGGAGCACTCAAGCAGCTGCCGGGGCTGGCGGTGCAGCGGTTGATGGCCGAGGGCTACGGTTTCGGTGCGGAGGGCGACTGGAAGACCGCGATCCTCGTGCGTGTCGCGAACGTGATGGGTGCGGGTCTTCCCGGGGGCGCGTCGCTGATGGAGGACTACACGTACGACCTCGTCCCCGGTAACGAGCGCATCCTCGGCGCTCACATGCTGGAGGTGTCGCCGTCGCTGACGACCGCGAGACCGCGCCTGGAGGTGCATGCCCTGGGCATCGGGGGGAAGGATGACCCGGTGCGGCTGGTGTTCACCGCCGACCCCGGCCCGGCGCTGGTGGTGGCGATGAGTGACATGCGCGACCGGTTCCGTCTGGTCGCGAACGTGGTGGAGAACGTCGATGCCCCCGATCTCCCGAACCTTCCCGTGGGGCGGGCGGTGTGGAAGCCCGCACCGGACTTCGCCACGTCGACCTCGTGCTGGTTGGCGGCGGGGGCCGCGCACCACACCGTGATGACCACCGCGGTGGGTATCGACGTGTTCCGCGACTTCGCGGAGATCGCGAAGACCGAGCTCGTCGTCATCGACGAGGACACCACCGTCCGCGACTTCCACCGCGAACTGCGCTGGAACCAGGCCTACTACCGCCTCGCCCAGGGACTCTGA